A window of Misgurnus anguillicaudatus chromosome 3, ASM2758022v2, whole genome shotgun sequence genomic DNA:
actgtggctccaacaaccaccactaaagctccaacaatcaCAAATGTGCCTCCAActacaacaactgttgctccaacaaccacaactcttgcttcaacgaccacaactgctgctccaacaactacaactgttggaccaacgaccacaactgttgcttcaacgaccacaactgtgcttccaacaaccacaactgtggctccaacaaccaccactaaagctccaacaaccacaactgtgcctccaactaccacaactgttgctccaacaaccacaactcttgcttcaacgaccacaactgctgctccaacaaccacaactgttgggccaacgaccacaactgttgcttcaacgaccacaactgtgcctccaacgaccacaactgttgctccaacaaccacaactgtgcctccaacaaccaccactaatgctccaacaaccacatctgtgaaaccaatgaccacaactgtgcctccaacgacgacaactgtgcctccaacgaccacaactgttgctccaacaaccacaactgtggctccaacaaccacaactgttgcgccaacaaccacaactcttgctccaacgtCCACAACTGCTGCTACAACAACCACAgctgttgcgccaacgaccacaactgtgtattcaacaaccacaactgtgcctcctacaaccacaactgtggctccaacaaccaccactaaagctccaacaaccacaactgttgcgccaacgacaacaactgtggctccaacaaccacaactgtggctccaacaaccacaactgttgctccaacaaccacaactgttgctccaacaaccacatctgttgctccaacgaccacaactatGGCTCTAACAACCACCACTGAAgcttcaacaaccacaactgtggctcaaacgaccacaaatgttgctccaacaaccacaattgttgctccaacaaccacaactgtgcctccaacgaccacaactgttgcgctaacgaccacaactgtgcctccaactaccacaactgttgctccaacgaccacaactgcggctcaaacaaccacaactgttgcacctactaccacaactgttgcgccaaaaaccacaactcttgcttcaacgaccacaactgtggctccaacaaccacaactgttgctcccacgaccacaactgttgctccaacaactacaagtgttgccccaacgaccacaactgttgcttcaacgaccacaactgtggctccaacaaccacaactgtggctccaacaaccacaactgtggctccaaaaaccacaactgttgcaccaacaaccaccactaaagctccaacaactacaactgtgcttccaactaccacaactgttgctccaacaaccacaactgtggctccaacatcCACCACTAAaactccaacaaccacaactgttgctccaacaaccacagctgttgctccaacgaccacaactgtgtattcaacaaccacaactgtgcctcctacaaccacaactgtggctccaacaaccaccactaaagctccaacaaccacaactgttgcgccaacgacaacaactgtggctccaacaaccacaactgttgctccaacaaccacaactgttgctccaacaaccacatctgttgctccaacgaccacaactatGGCTCTAACGACCACCACTGAAgcttcaacaaccacaactgtggctcaaacgaccacaaatgttgctccaacaaccacaactgttgctccaacaaccacaactgtgcctccaacgaccacaactgttgcgctaacgaccacaactgtgcctccaactaccacaactgttgctccaacgaccacaactgcggctcaaacaaccacaactgttgcacctactaccacaactgttgcgccaaaaaccacaactcttgcttcaacgaccacaactgtggctccaacaaccacaactgttgctcccacgaccacaactgttgctccaacatcTACAAGTgttgccccaacgaccacaactgttgcttcaactaccacaactgtgcctacaaccaccacaactgttgctccaacaaccacaactcttgcttcaacgaccacaactactgctccaacaaccacaactgttgggccaacgaccacaactgttgcttcaaagaccacaactgctgctccaacaaccacaactgttgccccaacgaccacaactgttgcttcaactaccacaactgtgcctccaaccaccacaactgttgctccaaaaaccacaactcttgcttcaacgaccagtactgctgctccaacaaccacaactgttgggccaacgaccacaactgttgctccaacgaccacaattgttgctccaacgaccacaactgttgctccaacaagcacatctgtggctccaacaaccacatctgtggctccaacaaccacaactgtttggccaacgaccacaactgttgctccaacgaccacaattgttgctccaacgactacaactgtgcctccaacgaccacaactgttgctccaacaaccacaactgtggctccaacaaccacaactgttgcgccaacaaccacaactcttgctccaacgtCCACAACTGCTGCTACAACAACCACAgctgttgcgccaacgaccacaactgtgtattcaacaaccacaactgtgcctcctacaaccacaactgtggctccaacaaccacccctaaagctccaacaaccacaactgttgcgccaacgacaacaactgtggctccaacaaccacaactgttgctccaacaaccacaactgttgctccaacgaccacaactatGGCTCTAACAACCACCACTGAAgcttcaacaaccacaactgtggctcaaacgaccacaaatgttgctccaacaaccacaactgttgctccaacaaccacaactgtgcctccaacgaccacaactgttgcgctaacgaccacaactgtgcctccaacaaccaccactaaagctccaacaaccacaactgtgcttccaactaccacaactgttgctccaacaaccacaactgtggctccaacatcCACCACTAAaactccaacaaccacaactgttgctccaacaaccacagctgttgctccaacaaccacaactgtgtattcaacaaccacaactgtgcctcctacaaccacaactgtggctccaacaaccaccactaaagctccaacaaccacaactgttgtgcCAACGAcaacaactgtggctccaacgaccacaactgtgtattcaacaaccacaactgtgcctcctacaaccacaactgtggctccaacaaccaccactaaagctccaacaaccacaactgttgcgccaacgacaacaactgtggctccaacaaccacaactgttgctccaacaaccacaactgttgctccaacaaccacatctgttgctccaacgaccacaactatGGCTCTAACAACCACCACTGAAgcttcaacaaccacaactgtggctcaaacgaccacaaatgttgctccaacaaccacaactgttgctccaacaaccacaactgtgcctccaacgaccacaactgttgcgctaacgaccacaactgtgcctccaactaccacaactgttgctccaacgaccacaactgcggCTCAAACAACCACaaatgttgctccaacaaccacaactgttgctcccacgaccacaactgttgctccaacaactacAAGTGTTGccccaatgaccacaactgttgcttcaactaccacaactgtgcctacaaccaccacaactgttgctccaacaaccacaactcttgcttcaacgaccacaactactgctccaacaaccacaactgttgggccaacgaccacaactgttgcttcaacgaccacaactgctgctccaacaaccacaactgttgccccaacgaccacaactgttgcttcaactaccacaactgtgcctccaaccaccacaactgttgctccaacaaccacaactcttgcttcaacgaccagtactgctgctccaacaaccacaactgttgggccaacgaccacaactgttgctccaacgaccacaattgttgatccaacgaccacaactgttgctccaacaagcacatctgtggctccaacaaccacatctgtggctccaacaaccacatctgtggctccaacaaccacaactgttgcgctaacgaccacaactgtgtcTCGTaggaccacaactgttgctccaatgaccacaactgtggctacaacaaccacaactgttgcgccaacaaccacaactcttgctccaacgtccacaactgctgctccaacaaccacaacttttgcgccaacgaccacaactgttgcttcaacgaccacaactgtggctccaacaaccacaactgtggctccaacaaccacaactgttgcaccaacaaccacaactgtggctccaacaaccaccactaaagctccaacaaccacaactgtgcttccaactaccacaactgttgctccaacaaccacaactcttgcttcaacgaccacaactgtggctccaacaaccacaactgttgctcccacgcccacaactgctgctccaacaaccacaactgttgccccaacgaccacaactgttgcttcaactaccacaactactgctccaacaaccacaactgttgccccaacgaccacaactgttgcttcaactaccacaactgtgcctccaaccaccacaactgttgctccaacaaccacaaatcttgcttcaacgaccacaactgcttctccaacaaccacaactgttgggccaacgaccacaactgttgcttcaatgaccacaactgttgctccaacaaccacatctgtggctccaacaaccacaactgttgagctaacgaccacaactgtgtctccaacaaccacaactcttgctccaacaaccacatctgtggctccaacaaccacaactgttgcgtcaacgaccacaactcttgcttcaacgaccacaactgctgctccaacaactacaactgttggaccaacgaccacaactgttgcttcaacgaccacaactgtgcctccaaagaccacaactgtggctccaacaaccacaactgttgcaccaacaaccacaactgtggctccaacaaccaccactaaagctccaacaatcacaaatgtgcctccaactaccacaactgttgctccaacaaccacaactcttgcttcaatgaccacaactgctgctccaacaactacaactgttggaccaacgaccacaactgttgcttcaacgaccacaactgtgcctccaacgaccacaactgttgctccaacaaccacaactgtgcctccaacaaccaccactaatgctccaacaaccacatctgtgaaaccaacgaccacaactgtgcctccaacgacgacaactgtgcctccaacgaccacaactgttgctccaacaaccacaactgtggctccaacaaccacaactgttgcgccaacaaccacaactcttgctccaacgtCCACAACTGCTGCTACAACAACCACAgctgttgcgccaacgaccacaactgtgtattcaacaaccacaactgtgcctcctacaaccacaactgtggctccaacaaccaccactaaagctccaacaaccacaactgttgcgccaacgacaacaactgtggctccaacaaccacaactgttgctccaacaaccacaactgttgctccaacaaccacatctgttgctccaacgaccacaactatGGCTCTAACAACCACCACTGAAgcttcaacaaccacaactgtggctcaaacgaccacaaatgttgctccaacaaccacaactgttgctccaacaaccacaactgtgcctccaacgaccacaactgttgcgctaacgaccacaactgtgcctccaactaccacagctgttgctccaacgaccacaactgcggctcaaacaaccacaactgttgcacctactaccacaactgttgcgccaaaaaccacaactcttgcttcaacgaccacaactgtggctccaacaaccacaactgttgctcccatgaccacaactgttgctccaacaactacaagtgttgccccaacgaccacaactgttgcttcaactaccacaactgtgcctacaaccaccacaactgttgctccaacaaccacaactcttgcttcaacgaccacaactactgctccaacaaccacaactgttgggccaacgaccacaactgtgtcttcaacgaccacaactgctgctccaacaaccacaactgttgccccaacgaccacaactgttgcttcaactaccacaactgtgcctccaaccaccacaactgttgctccaacaaccacaactctggcTTCAACGACCAgtactgctgctccaacaaccacaactgttgggccaacgaccacaactgttgctccaacgaccacaattgttgctccaacaacaacaactctGGCTTCAAAGACCAgtactgctgctccaacaaccacaactgttgggccaacaaccacatctgtggctccaacaaccacatctgtggctccaacagccacatctgtggctccaacaaccacaactgttgcgctaacgaccacaactgtgtcTCGTAGGACCACAACTGTTGaaccaatgaccacaactgtggctacaacaaccacaactgttgcgccaacaaccacaactcttgcttcaacgaccacaactgttgcaccaacaaccacaactcttgctccaacgtccacaactgctgctccaacaaccacaacttttgcgccaacaaccacaattgttgcttcaacgaccacaactgtggctccaacaaccacaactgtggctccaacaaccacaactgttgcaccaacaaccacaactgtggctccaacaaccaccactaaagctcaagcaaccacaactgtgcttccaactaccacaactgttgctccaacaaccacaactcttgcttcaacgaccacaactgtggctccaacaaccacaactgttgctcctacgaccacaactgctgctccaacaaccacaactgttgccccaacgaccacaactgttgcttcaactaccacaactgctgctccaacaaccacaactgttgccccaatgaccacaactgttgcttcaactaccagaactgtgcctccaaccaccacaactgttgctccaacaaccacaaatcttgcttcaacgaccacaactgctgctccaacaaccacaagtgttgggccaacgaccacaactgttgcttcaatgaccccaactgttgctccaacaaccacatctgtggctccaacaacc
This region includes:
- the LOC141355283 gene encoding uncharacterized protein, which produces VAPTTTTLASTTTTAAPTTTTVGPTTTTVASTTTTVPPTTTTVAPTTTTVPPTTTTNAPTTTSVKPMTTTVPPTTTTVPPTTTTVAPTTTTVAPTTTTVAPTTTTLAPTSTTAATTTTAVAPTTTTVYSTTTTVPPTTTTVAPTTTTKAPTTTTVAPTTTTVAPTTTTVAPTTTTVAPTTTTVAPTTTTTVLPTTTTVAPTTTTVAPTSTTKTPTTTTVAPTTTAVAPTTTTVYSTTTTVPPTTTTVAPTTTTKAPTTTTVVPTTTTVAPTTTTVTTTVAPMTTTVATTTTTVAPTTTTLAPTSTTAAPTTTTFAPTTTTVASTTTTVAPTTTTVAPTTTTVAPTTTTVAPTTTTKAPTTTTVLPTTTTVAPTTTTLASTTTTVAPTTTTVAPTPTTAAPTTTTVAPTTTTFLQQPQQFLKQPKLLAQQLPHTTVSKTGTTIGQTSTTLALSTTATAPTTTVLTERSVAPTTATTVFTPKTPVKPGSAELISKLLVNSSSPVPSKALVLSAINILLESRVSQLKETVKLVNVSYEKISDTSYAVFFTFTLSNISMPEDPDLRNNTYKQVQNMINDALNTLLSDPSSVKFEPNSSTFT